One window from the genome of Phycisphaerales bacterium encodes:
- a CDS encoding tetratricopeptide repeat protein — translation MSDWIDAEAHVERAHDLYEAGRWAEAAAALREAIALNPYQPDWLFNLGVALEADGRYEEAASAFGESYQLRSGDFNAAMAAGVNLVRAGKVRQALGWFDKAETAEPGETYPAIARIEAHAELGDHDEAELAFYMLQQRKPECAEAYSAIAASLLARGLHDRAVWCLREAARLDADLPGVQAKLAEAYWQTGRHERARQLFLIELREDPGDVGVLMNLGRLLVEMRRLDEAREKFGRVLELEPDHAEAHAELGFLHEKRGEPAKAVVHLDVARRLEPDNGRVTRRLSRLLLASPKAEDRQRTIELLEAEVERLRRAAEGQDDDERSADGAALAELGELLIDAGAQAQAIRVLSRAVRMRPHDARLWHWLGLAHFHAGDRASGIEATREAVRLDPRFVPAMHNIALALLREGQWSRARYWIKQGLSIEPEDASLRRLDVQLRLHRLGWSLHWLASVWLLRRRPAVRP, via the coding sequence ATGAGCGATTGGATCGACGCCGAGGCCCATGTCGAGCGGGCCCACGATCTATACGAAGCCGGCCGATGGGCCGAAGCCGCCGCCGCGCTCCGCGAGGCCATCGCCCTTAATCCATACCAGCCCGACTGGCTCTTCAACCTGGGCGTCGCCCTCGAGGCCGACGGCCGCTACGAAGAGGCCGCCTCGGCCTTTGGCGAGAGCTATCAGCTCCGCTCGGGGGACTTCAACGCCGCCATGGCCGCCGGTGTCAACCTCGTGCGCGCCGGCAAGGTCCGACAGGCGCTCGGCTGGTTCGACAAGGCCGAGACCGCCGAGCCCGGCGAGACGTATCCCGCCATCGCCCGCATCGAGGCCCACGCCGAACTCGGCGACCACGACGAGGCCGAACTCGCCTTCTACATGCTCCAGCAGCGCAAGCCCGAGTGCGCCGAGGCCTACTCCGCCATCGCCGCCAGCCTGCTCGCGCGCGGGCTGCACGACCGCGCCGTCTGGTGCCTGCGTGAGGCTGCCCGCCTCGACGCCGACCTCCCCGGCGTGCAGGCCAAGCTGGCCGAGGCGTACTGGCAGACCGGCCGCCACGAGCGCGCCCGCCAGCTCTTCCTCATCGAACTCCGCGAAGATCCCGGCGACGTCGGCGTGCTCATGAACCTCGGACGCCTGCTCGTCGAGATGCGCCGCTTGGACGAGGCCCGCGAGAAGTTCGGCCGCGTGCTCGAGCTCGAGCCCGACCACGCCGAAGCGCACGCGGAGCTGGGCTTCCTGCACGAGAAGCGCGGCGAACCCGCCAAGGCCGTCGTCCACCTCGACGTCGCGCGACGGCTCGAGCCCGACAACGGCCGCGTGACACGCCGGCTCTCGCGACTGCTCCTGGCCTCGCCCAAGGCCGAAGACCGCCAGCGCACTATCGAGCTGCTCGAAGCCGAGGTCGAACGGCTCCGCCGCGCCGCCGAGGGGCAGGACGACGACGAGCGATCGGCAGACGGCGCGGCGCTCGCCGAGCTCGGCGAACTCCTCATCGACGCCGGCGCGCAGGCCCAGGCCATCCGCGTGCTCAGCCGCGCCGTTCGCATGCGTCCGCACGACGCCCGCCTGTGGCACTGGCTCGGCTTGGCCCACTTCCACGCGGGCGACCGTGCGTCGGGCATCGAAGCAACGCGTGAGGCCGTCCGGCTCGATCCGCGCTTCGTGCCGGCGATGCACAATATCGCGCTGGCACTCCTCCGCGAGGGCCAGTGGTCGCGGGCGCGCTACTGGATCAAGCAGGGCCTGTCCATCGAGCCCGAGGACGCGTCGCTGCGGCGCCTTGACGTCCAGCTCAGGCTGCACCGCCTGGGCTGGAGCCTGCACTGGCTCGCCTCGGTCTGGCTGCTCCGCCGCCGGCCGGCCGTCCGTCCCTGA
- a CDS encoding PRC-barrel domain-containing protein, with amino-acid sequence MKFQNTKNNKQHHAVLAIAAAAGMALSATTLTAATNQDARNRGYQQSQERQQEGTLVFQSADKILGEPLTNRMGDELGTVDDMIVDRGTGRIEAIVIREGGFLGFGGTHVSIPFEAFFVDARAMTLSLNAGQDMLEGEDKVLPKGWHRLNDGWERDLASLAESQEVLRQKLPAADKDAEIKTMSGTITEVERVDLGEGRHWMQVRIGSESGNANNRGERTESKDKGDWVVLGPAWFSTGGETAPVRGQRVEVEAFKGYDGKMFAKTATFDGDQVRYRTDDLAPSWTDRRMRSDSERNSGPMVLLTNVLDENVIWSRSDEEVGEISDAYLELSTGHVAVLAVDINGEWWGQEVGLRGIPFDIARIGADAVTLDASKGMLGGAEVLPEDPAELRDRSNRERMFVVFEVETPVYEARR; translated from the coding sequence ATGAAGTTTCAGAACACCAAGAACAACAAGCAACACCACGCCGTCCTCGCCATCGCCGCCGCAGCTGGCATGGCCCTCTCGGCGACCACCCTGACCGCCGCGACGAACCAGGACGCGCGCAACCGCGGCTACCAGCAAAGCCAGGAGCGTCAGCAGGAGGGCACACTCGTCTTCCAGTCGGCCGACAAGATCCTGGGCGAGCCGCTCACCAACCGCATGGGCGACGAGCTCGGCACCGTCGATGACATGATCGTCGACCGCGGCACCGGACGCATCGAGGCCATCGTGATCCGCGAGGGCGGGTTCCTGGGCTTCGGCGGTACGCACGTGTCGATTCCCTTCGAGGCGTTCTTCGTGGACGCGCGCGCCATGACCCTTTCGCTCAACGCGGGCCAGGACATGCTCGAGGGCGAGGACAAGGTCCTGCCCAAGGGCTGGCATCGCCTGAACGACGGCTGGGAGCGTGACCTCGCCTCGTTGGCCGAGTCGCAGGAGGTCCTGCGCCAGAAGCTGCCCGCCGCAGACAAGGACGCCGAGATCAAGACCATGTCGGGCACGATAACAGAGGTCGAGCGCGTCGATCTGGGCGAGGGCCGCCACTGGATGCAGGTCCGCATCGGGTCGGAATCGGGCAACGCCAACAACCGCGGCGAGCGCACCGAGTCCAAGGACAAGGGTGATTGGGTCGTGCTCGGCCCGGCGTGGTTCTCGACCGGCGGCGAGACGGCACCGGTACGCGGCCAACGCGTCGAGGTCGAGGCCTTCAAGGGCTACGACGGCAAGATGTTCGCCAAGACCGCGACCTTCGACGGCGACCAAGTCCGCTATCGCACCGACGACCTGGCGCCCTCGTGGACCGACCGCCGGATGCGCTCCGACAGCGAGCGGAACTCTGGCCCGATGGTGCTGCTGACCAACGTCCTCGACGAGAACGTCATCTGGAGCCGCAGCGACGAAGAGGTCGGCGAGATCTCCGACGCGTACCTCGAACTCTCCACCGGTCACGTGGCGGTGCTGGCCGTCGACATCAACGGCGAGTGGTGGGGCCAGGAAGTGGGCCTTCGCGGCATTCCGTTCGACATCGCCCGCATCGGTGCCGACGCGGTGACGCTCGACGCTTCCAAGGGCATGCTGGGCGGCGCCGAGGTGCTCCCCGAGGATCCGGCCGAACTCCGCGACCGATCGAACCGCGAGCGGATGTTCGTCGTCTTTGAGGTCGAGACGCCCGTCTACGAGGCTCGCCGCTGA
- the astB gene encoding N-succinylarginine dihydrolase, with translation MASTLPDTSAGTVEANFDSLVGPTHNYAGLAHGNLLSTEHAGLVAHPKRAALQGLEKMRTLRSLGLTQGVLPPQVRPDVGFLQTLGVAGEDNAAIITRAAREAPRLLASASSSSSMWAANAATVSPAPDTADGRVHLTTANLVTNAHRAIEGPQTTRTLRKIFEDEGRFAVHDALPHTPDFADEGAANHTRLARTHGDAGVELFVYGRRGGGEAADGLPQKFPARQTLEACQAIARLHGLDGDRVVFAQQHPQAIDAGVFHNDVIAVGNGPVLLAHELAFADTQGTYDGIRRACAGLGFEPVFVEVGADEVPIELAVKRYLFNSQLVTLPDGSMAIIAPTDCQDEPRVVAAIDRIVADGSNPIGAVHYVDVRQSMQNGGGPACLRLRVVLGPADVAAMRRGVLLTDELAAKLEGWIERHYRETLAPADLADPRLLEECRWALDELTGILGLGSIYPFQKDAVTVW, from the coding sequence ATGGCTAGCACGCTCCCAGATACAAGCGCCGGCACGGTAGAAGCCAACTTCGACAGCCTCGTCGGGCCGACGCACAACTACGCCGGGCTCGCCCACGGCAACCTGCTGAGCACGGAGCACGCCGGGCTGGTCGCCCACCCCAAGCGTGCCGCCCTGCAGGGACTCGAGAAGATGCGGACGCTGCGGTCGCTTGGCCTGACCCAGGGCGTGCTGCCGCCGCAGGTCCGCCCCGACGTGGGCTTCCTGCAGACCCTGGGCGTGGCCGGCGAAGACAACGCCGCGATCATCACGCGAGCCGCGCGCGAGGCCCCGCGGCTGCTGGCATCGGCGAGCAGTTCGAGCAGCATGTGGGCGGCCAACGCCGCGACGGTCTCGCCCGCTCCGGACACGGCCGATGGCCGCGTGCACCTGACGACGGCCAACCTGGTGACCAACGCCCACCGCGCTATCGAGGGGCCGCAGACGACCCGAACCCTGCGCAAGATCTTCGAGGACGAGGGTCGGTTCGCGGTGCACGACGCGCTGCCGCACACGCCGGACTTCGCCGACGAGGGCGCCGCCAACCACACGAGGCTGGCGCGCACGCACGGCGATGCGGGCGTAGAGCTCTTCGTGTATGGCAGGCGGGGCGGGGGCGAGGCGGCCGACGGGCTGCCCCAGAAGTTTCCCGCCCGGCAGACGCTCGAGGCGTGCCAGGCCATCGCCCGGCTGCACGGGCTGGACGGCGACCGCGTGGTCTTTGCGCAACAGCACCCGCAGGCGATCGACGCAGGGGTCTTCCACAACGACGTGATCGCGGTGGGCAATGGGCCGGTGCTGCTGGCCCATGAGCTGGCGTTCGCCGATACGCAGGGAACCTATGACGGCATCCGTCGGGCGTGCGCGGGGCTGGGCTTCGAGCCGGTGTTCGTTGAGGTGGGCGCCGACGAGGTACCGATCGAGCTGGCCGTAAAGCGGTACTTGTTCAACAGCCAGCTCGTGACGCTACCGGACGGTTCGATGGCGATCATCGCGCCCACCGACTGCCAGGACGAGCCTCGCGTCGTCGCCGCCATCGATCGGATCGTCGCCGATGGGTCGAACCCCATCGGGGCGGTCCACTACGTCGACGTTCGCCAGAGCATGCAGAACGGCGGCGGACCGGCGTGCCTGCGCCTTCGCGTCGTCCTCGGGCCCGCCGACGTCGCGGCGATGCGGCGGGGCGTGCTGCTGACCGACGAACTGGCCGCCAAGCTCGAGGGCTGGATCGAGCGGCACTATCGCGAGACGCTGGCGCCTGCAGATCTTGCCGATCCGAGGCTGCTCGAAGAGTGCCGCTGGGCGTTGGACGAGCTGACGGGCATCCTGGGCTTGGGGTCGATCTACCCGTTCCAGAAGGACGCCGTCACCGTCTGGTGA
- a CDS encoding type II secretion system protein, which produces MLSSTALATSRARRAFTLVEILIVVVILGILAAIVMPQAANAMGNTRQTAFVREIQLFTDAAVIHRSQTGTWIGDGSSGVIPDGFEDFIDPESYENGTPIDGVWDTETRPDYDLTLGIGVHFNDADGQKDAAYMTQVDAIFDDGDLATGGFQQLAGDRFYFIVEY; this is translated from the coding sequence ATGCTTTCCAGCACCGCCCTCGCAACGAGCCGGGCGAGACGTGCGTTCACGCTCGTCGAGATCCTCATCGTCGTCGTCATCCTCGGCATCCTCGCGGCCATCGTCATGCCGCAAGCCGCGAACGCGATGGGCAATACGCGCCAGACGGCCTTCGTGCGCGAGATCCAGCTCTTCACCGATGCCGCCGTCATCCATCGTTCGCAGACCGGTACCTGGATCGGCGATGGCAGCTCGGGCGTCATTCCTGACGGCTTCGAGGACTTCATTGATCCCGAGTCCTACGAGAACGGCACGCCCATCGATGGCGTGTGGGATACCGAGACCCGGCCCGACTACGACCTCACGCTCGGCATCGGCGTCCACTTCAACGACGCCGACGGCCAGAAGGACGCCGCCTACATGACCCAAGTCGATGCCATCTTCGACGACGGCGATCTCGCAACCGGCGGCTTCCAGCAGCTCGCCGGCGACCGCTTCTACTTCATCGTTGAGTACTAA
- a CDS encoding GC-type dockerin domain-anchored protein: MIRPTVFVGSLALAAAMPVHAQILVYDENSRNSYALAAAEVVRPGEVVRATATDFGVLLDSQDWELVVMDFPSTRPDSGAGVLVDYVNDGGLVILSTWFSIYTGTPGLFEAFGATGGVSISLGSNFVDTTGTPAADSVFDGVTMPWFDWLTAWASDGVAFDILPETEALATVSDATGPVKILANEGRTIATFLMDVWDGSTEAEAVWANMMNLVLEGAPGCRVDLDMDGSLTIFDFLAFQNLFDDGDLLADFDGDGSLTIFDFLAFQNEFDIGCE, encoded by the coding sequence ATGATTCGCCCAACCGTGTTCGTCGGATCGCTCGCGCTGGCTGCTGCCATGCCCGTCCACGCACAGATCCTCGTCTACGACGAAAACTCACGCAACAGCTACGCCCTGGCCGCGGCCGAGGTCGTTCGCCCCGGCGAGGTCGTCCGTGCGACGGCCACCGATTTCGGCGTTCTGCTCGACAGCCAGGACTGGGAACTCGTGGTCATGGACTTTCCGAGCACCAGGCCCGACTCGGGCGCCGGCGTCCTCGTCGACTACGTCAACGACGGCGGCCTGGTCATCCTGTCGACGTGGTTCTCGATCTACACCGGCACGCCCGGGCTGTTCGAGGCGTTCGGGGCCACCGGCGGCGTCAGCATCTCGCTGGGTTCGAACTTCGTCGACACCACCGGCACCCCCGCGGCCGACAGCGTGTTCGATGGCGTGACCATGCCGTGGTTCGACTGGCTCACCGCCTGGGCCAGCGACGGCGTGGCGTTCGACATCCTGCCAGAGACCGAGGCATTGGCAACGGTGAGCGATGCGACCGGCCCGGTCAAGATCCTCGCCAACGAGGGTCGCACCATCGCAACGTTCCTCATGGACGTGTGGGACGGCAGCACCGAGGCCGAGGCCGTGTGGGCCAACATGATGAACCTCGTGCTCGAAGGGGCTCCGGGCTGCCGGGTCGATCTCGACATGGACGGCAGCCTCACCATCTTCGACTTCCTCGCCTTCCAGAACCTCTTCGACGACGGCGATCTGCTGGCCGACTTCGACGGCGACGGCAGCCTGACCATCTTCGACTTCCTGGCTTTCCAGAACGAGTTCGACATCGGCTGCGAGTAA
- a CDS encoding type II secretion system protein, translated as MTPKKYRRRRAFTLIELLVVIAIIAVLIGILIPSLAGARDLAHTTICAQNLRQMGVAMTVYATDYKEQLWPAEDWAFGRDDRGAIDRSDPGVIFDYVDDAHEICGCPKNKRRSGDGRSSGTLYGSFTDLNFDYTMFDEVQGYRLGQEVQVARLTDVRTSKPIRMTSASGEARLTAMRAVPVYIEESVWFYNQQFTEGYWGNLDQITDRHDKGGHVLYSDGVVEIAKFEKGPRGERVEERDDFTANCIYARVNNGKADWWKISDRGQDYGWINAPDR; from the coding sequence GTGACACCGAAGAAGTACCGTCGTCGCCGAGCGTTCACGCTGATCGAACTGTTGGTGGTCATCGCGATCATCGCGGTGCTGATCGGCATCCTCATCCCGAGCCTTGCCGGAGCCCGCGATCTTGCCCACACGACGATCTGCGCCCAGAACCTGCGGCAGATGGGCGTCGCCATGACGGTGTACGCCACCGATTACAAGGAGCAGCTCTGGCCGGCCGAGGACTGGGCGTTCGGGCGCGACGATCGGGGCGCGATCGACCGATCAGATCCGGGCGTGATCTTCGACTACGTGGACGATGCCCACGAGATCTGCGGCTGCCCAAAGAATAAGCGCCGGTCGGGCGACGGACGCTCCAGCGGCACGCTGTACGGCTCGTTCACCGATCTCAACTTCGACTACACCATGTTCGACGAGGTCCAGGGCTATCGATTGGGCCAGGAGGTGCAGGTCGCGCGGCTGACCGACGTGCGGACGAGCAAGCCGATCCGCATGACGTCGGCTTCGGGCGAGGCAAGGCTGACCGCGATGCGGGCCGTGCCGGTGTACATCGAAGAGAGCGTTTGGTTCTACAACCAGCAGTTCACCGAGGGCTACTGGGGCAATCTGGATCAGATCACCGACCGACACGACAAGGGCGGACACGTGCTGTACTCGGACGGCGTGGTCGAGATCGCCAAGTTCGAGAAAGGGCCGCGCGGCGAACGCGTCGAGGAGCGCGACGACTTTACGGCCAACTGCATCTATGCCCGGGTGAACAACGGCAAGGCAGATTGGTGGAAGATCTCCGACCGGGGCCAGGACTACGGCTGGATCAACGCGCCCGATCGATGA
- a CDS encoding CRTAC1 family protein, with protein MRHDLDGVRVRLAAGLAVSVASAMAHAQLRFVDATARVGLEDEGSPISAAHVCAADLDGDGFDDLIIGRTRVFMNRATEDGARTFVEVDRAGLPEHRRGDVVVFADLDNDGRSDAIVARSLDVDNDSYQPPKAGTPQKLAWLRGNGDGTFGSPRGAFTEIEAATAGTTASVAVGDVDLDGRLDLVLGQWYTKYGAGLEGFANDVLLQQENGSFARMALPVDGVAFDSQADGGGRPTYGVLVAHVLGDGAPGNWPQVVELNYGRRWNRLWARGDDGAWKDLAPQTKLDGDTIRHGRHPDWLKERAKTDPRFDRPDELPFRANGNTFDAAIGDVDGDGAFDVLLTEITHGWAGESSDPSRVLLRRDGIAGPLFVTDDAKSLDRAPTDPSIRSWNQGDIYGELADFDLDGRLDVLVCSSDYPDNQRLRIWRQQEDGSLVDITSWVGIDHIGAGQPALLDFDGDGDLDIAVGQGFNRLNAALRAGRTPRVRLFENRAADTLGRTAVVLRLDGGEGVNRDALGAVVRAITIIDGRPRTIVAQVVGAGGHQGKQGTLAIHVPTGPEGASRIEITWPDERGSTTVLEDLAPGVHRVPYSPAR; from the coding sequence ATGCGACACGATCTCGATGGCGTGCGGGTACGACTTGCGGCTGGTCTGGCCGTTTCGGTTGCCAGTGCCATGGCGCATGCGCAGCTTCGATTCGTTGACGCGACGGCGCGGGTCGGCCTTGAAGACGAGGGATCGCCAATCAGCGCCGCCCACGTGTGCGCGGCCGACTTAGACGGCGATGGATTCGATGACCTGATCATCGGCCGCACGCGCGTGTTCATGAATCGTGCGACCGAGGACGGCGCGCGGACGTTCGTCGAGGTGGATCGCGCCGGACTGCCCGAGCACCGCCGCGGCGACGTCGTGGTGTTCGCCGATCTCGACAACGACGGGCGGAGCGACGCCATCGTGGCCCGCTCGCTGGACGTCGACAACGACTCCTACCAACCGCCCAAGGCGGGCACGCCCCAGAAGCTCGCGTGGCTGCGGGGCAACGGCGATGGGACCTTCGGCTCGCCGCGCGGGGCGTTCACCGAGATCGAGGCGGCGACTGCGGGCACGACGGCGTCGGTGGCCGTGGGCGACGTCGACCTCGACGGCCGGCTCGACCTCGTGCTGGGCCAGTGGTACACCAAGTATGGCGCGGGCCTTGAGGGCTTTGCGAACGACGTGCTGCTGCAACAAGAAAACGGGTCGTTCGCGCGCATGGCCCTGCCGGTGGACGGCGTGGCGTTTGACTCGCAGGCGGACGGGGGCGGCCGTCCGACCTACGGCGTACTCGTCGCCCACGTGCTGGGCGACGGTGCGCCGGGCAACTGGCCCCAGGTAGTTGAACTCAACTACGGGCGGCGCTGGAACCGGCTGTGGGCGCGAGGCGATGACGGTGCGTGGAAGGACCTGGCACCTCAGACGAAGCTCGACGGCGACACAATCCGACACGGCCGGCATCCGGACTGGCTCAAGGAGCGGGCCAAGACCGACCCTCGGTTCGACCGCCCCGACGAGTTGCCATTTCGTGCGAACGGCAACACGTTCGACGCGGCGATCGGCGATGTCGATGGCGACGGCGCCTTCGACGTGCTCCTGACCGAGATCACGCACGGCTGGGCGGGCGAGAGCAGCGATCCGTCGCGGGTGCTGCTGCGCCGCGATGGCATCGCGGGGCCGCTCTTCGTGACCGACGACGCCAAGTCGCTCGATCGTGCGCCGACCGATCCGAGCATCCGCAGTTGGAACCAGGGCGACATCTACGGCGAGCTCGCCGACTTCGATCTCGATGGTCGCCTCGACGTGCTCGTGTGCTCGAGCGATTACCCGGATAACCAGCGTTTGCGCATCTGGCGGCAGCAGGAAGATGGCTCGCTCGTCGATATCACGAGTTGGGTCGGCATCGACCACATCGGTGCCGGGCAGCCGGCACTGCTGGACTTCGACGGCGACGGCGACCTGGACATCGCCGTAGGCCAGGGCTTCAACCGGCTGAATGCGGCCCTGCGTGCCGGTCGAACGCCGCGGGTGCGGCTCTTCGAGAACCGTGCAGCGGACACGCTCGGGCGGACGGCGGTGGTGCTGCGGCTCGATGGCGGCGAGGGCGTGAACCGCGACGCGCTCGGGGCCGTGGTGCGAGCGATCACGATCATCGACGGACGGCCGCGGACGATCGTCGCCCAAGTCGTCGGCGCCGGGGGGCACCAGGGCAAGCAAGGCACGCTGGCGATCCACGTGCCGACCGGGCCCGAGGGAGCGAGCCGGATCGAGATCACCTGGCCCGACGAGCGCGGCTCGACGACCGTGCTCGAGGATCTCGCGCCGGGCGTGCACCGCGTGCCGTACTCGCCCGCGCGCTAA
- a CDS encoding NADH-quinone oxidoreductase subunit N, translated as MAEKIALIWPEITLFITTCVVMILGLSPNKQWRSLCLPASMAGLAVAGVLAAIGMSNSPQGDTMLPNMPGFVKVVVAVVGLMLILLQSGLIDRREEALVSAGRTFSPLRTNRAEYFSLVLFSLTGLMLCASAGDLIWLFLALELTSLPTYVMVAMSSSRGRAQEAGVKYFYLGALGAATFLYGFVMLYGGTGTLKLDVMAGIIAAEGINNITMIGLLLSIAGLAFKIAAVPMHFYTADVYQGAAAPVTAFLAFVPKTAGFVALLLICSVAGWSAGAGGDGLPEAVRVMLWVMAAVTMTVGNVLAILQNSVKRMLAYSSIAHSGYMLVGVLAGPGDGTFAASGVSAVLFYLAAYGVTNTGAFAVIACLEKRAADRGEPMEVEDFDDLRGLWRREPALGVVLAIVSLSLLGFPPLLGFMAKLPLFTAGIAAGEIALVVILGVNSAIAAFYYLRLVKAAMIDDANGSADSPDRPEHHPAYGLRFATGAISAVGVVVLAALAGQLAVSATNASIYAEPMTAGDTGGLITVQEEREPESAAPSV; from the coding sequence ATGGCCGAGAAGATCGCCCTCATCTGGCCCGAGATCACGCTCTTCATCACCACCTGCGTGGTGATGATCCTGGGTCTGTCTCCCAACAAGCAGTGGCGCTCGCTGTGCCTGCCGGCGTCGATGGCCGGGCTCGCCGTTGCGGGCGTGCTCGCGGCGATCGGCATGTCGAACTCGCCGCAGGGCGACACCATGCTGCCCAACATGCCGGGATTCGTCAAGGTCGTGGTGGCGGTGGTGGGGCTCATGCTCATCCTGCTGCAGAGCGGTCTGATCGATCGGCGTGAGGAAGCGCTGGTGTCCGCGGGCCGAACCTTCAGCCCATTGCGCACCAACCGGGCCGAGTACTTCTCGCTCGTGCTGTTCTCGCTGACGGGCCTGATGCTTTGCGCGTCGGCGGGCGACCTGATCTGGCTGTTCCTGGCGCTCGAACTCACGAGCCTTCCGACGTACGTCATGGTCGCGATGAGCAGCTCGCGCGGCCGGGCCCAGGAAGCCGGCGTCAAGTACTTCTACCTCGGAGCGCTCGGCGCCGCGACATTCCTGTACGGCTTTGTCATGCTCTACGGCGGTACGGGCACGCTGAAGCTCGACGTCATGGCCGGCATCATCGCCGCCGAGGGCATCAACAACATCACCATGATTGGCCTTCTGCTGTCGATCGCGGGCCTGGCGTTCAAGATCGCTGCCGTGCCGATGCACTTCTACACGGCCGACGTGTACCAGGGTGCTGCCGCGCCGGTGACGGCGTTCCTCGCCTTCGTGCCCAAGACGGCAGGCTTCGTCGCGCTGCTGCTCATCTGCTCGGTCGCGGGCTGGTCGGCCGGTGCGGGCGGAGATGGCCTGCCCGAGGCCGTCCGCGTCATGCTCTGGGTGATGGCCGCAGTGACCATGACCGTGGGCAACGTGCTGGCCATCCTGCAGAACTCGGTCAAGCGCATGCTGGCCTATTCGTCGATCGCCCACTCGGGCTACATGCTCGTGGGCGTGCTGGCCGGGCCGGGCGACGGCACGTTCGCGGCCAGCGGCGTGTCGGCGGTGCTGTTCTACCTCGCGGCCTACGGCGTGACCAACACGGGCGCCTTCGCGGTGATCGCCTGCCTCGAGAAGCGTGCCGCCGATCGCGGCGAGCCGATGGAGGTCGAGGACTTCGACGACCTCCGCGGGCTGTGGCGCCGCGAGCCGGCACTGGGCGTCGTGCTGGCGATCGTGTCGCTGAGCTTGCTGGGCTTCCCGCCGCTGCTGGGGTTCATGGCCAAGCTACCCCTGTTCACGGCCGGCATCGCGGCGGGCGAGATCGCGCTCGTCGTCATCCTGGGCGTGAATTCGGCCATTGCCGCGTTCTACTACCTGCGGCTCGTCAAGGCCGCCATGATCGACGACGCGAACGGTTCGGCCGACTCGCCCGATCGCCCCGAGCACCATCCGGCGTACGGGCTGCGATTCGCGACGGGGGCCATCTCAGCCGTTGGCGTCGTGGTTCTCGCGGCACTTGCCGGGCAGTTGGCCGTCAGTGCGACGAACGCGTCGATCTACGCCGAGCCGATGACGGCGGGCGACACGGGCGGTCTGATCACCGTGCAAGAAGAGCGCGAGCCCGAGTCCGCTGCCCCGAGCGTGTAG